Proteins from one Nomia melanderi isolate GNS246 chromosome 3, iyNomMela1, whole genome shotgun sequence genomic window:
- the LOC143174339 gene encoding uncharacterized protein LOC143174339, which yields MENEFDPWGEFHLHRKYSPGAPIEWYYQYQTLYLRMMAKNQMAENAAAEDPESPDKDQDADYCQTESAIAEKTPEKKTIVETRDSSGYSCPRCGNAYLRVHSLNRHIKFECGVEPRFECPVCHKKSKHKHNLILHMRTHQKS from the exons ATGGAAAACGAGTTCGATCCATGGGGAGAATTCCATCTCC ACCGCAAGTACTCGCCAGGTGCTCCGATCGAGTGGTACTATCAGTATCAGACTCTGTACCTGCGGATGATGGCGAAGAATCAGATGGCGGAAAACGCGGCAGCCGAGGATCCGGAGAGTCCTGACAAGGATCAGGACGCGGACTACTGCCAAACGGAGTCCGCCATTGCAGAAAAGACTCCTGAGAAGAAAACGATCGTGGAGACTCGCGATTCCTCCGGGTACTCTTGTCCCCGATGCGGGAACGCTTATCTAAGAGTTCACTCGTTGAACAGGCACATCAAGTTCGAATGCGGCGTCGAGCCACGATTCGAGTGCCCGGTGTGCCACAAGAAATCGAAGCACAAGCACAATTTGATCTTGCACATGAGGACGCATCAGAAGTCCTAA
- the LOC143174361 gene encoding longitudinals lacking protein, translated as MLQLPYAISSSFQQFASSGSQSQQQSEGKSSRNDSAAINICFGCGKRYKWRDSLLRHQRVECGNKEKKFCCTLCPKKFYHQYKLNEHYQGRHKIRKIR; from the coding sequence ATGTTGCAGCTGCCATACGCCATATCGTCCAGCTTTCAGCAGTTTGCGTCCAGCGGAAGTCAGTCGCAGCAGCAATCGGAAGGGAAGAGCTCGCGGAACGACAGCGCCGCCATCAACATTTGTTTCGGTTGCGGGAAGAGGTACAAATGGCGGGATAGTTTGCTCAGGCACCAGAGGGTCGAGTGTGGTAACAAGGAAAAGAAATTCTGTTGCACACTGTGCCCGAAAAAGTTCTACCATCAGTACAAATTGAACGAACACTATCAGGGTCGTCATAAGATACGGAAAATCCGTTGA
- the LOC116432021 gene encoding longitudinals lacking protein, isoforms F/I/K/T-like — MLEKKARRRTEQLCGRSFRNRRQLTDSEEQNYRTDGLVPVQQANYVCTDCGKEYKWLDSLKRHKRVDCGNKEKKFSCHMCDRKFKYRYELKNHITALHGV, encoded by the coding sequence ATGCTGGAGAAGAAGGCGAGACGCAGGACCGAACAGCTCTGCGGTAGATCGTTCAGGAATAGGCGACAATTAACGGACTCGGAGGAACAGAATTATAGAACGGACGGACTGGTGCCCGTTCAGCAAGCCAATTACGTGTGTACCGACTGCGGGAAGGAATACAAATGGTTGGACAGCTTGAAGAGGCACAAGAGGGTCGACTGCGGGAACAAAGAGAAGAAATTCTCGTGTCACATGTGCGACAGGAAGTTCAAGTATCGTTACGAACTGAAAAACCATATAACCGCTCTCCACGGTGTATGA